A genomic window from Leeia speluncae includes:
- the rodA gene encoding rod shape-determining protein RodA gives MIKSLIQRLVKPLDPWLVLMLLALLLVGQVTLFSAGDKSFARVEAQMLNFSVAFACMWVVASLPPQRLMNLAPPLYILGVLLLLGVFLFGDVSKGARRWLNLGVTRIQPSEMMKIALPMMLAWYMQKHESMLRARDFLVAALLLGLPVAFVLKQPDLGTSILIAGSGFFVLYLAGLSWKLILPMLIVGIVSIWFVTDVGRCTQVFHDYQCQRVQTLIDPTTDPLGKGYHTIQGTIAIGSGGLTGKGWLQGTQTHLDYIPEKTTDFVFAVYSEEFGLVGNVILLLIYFSILLRGLTITLHASSLFGKLLAGAITMTFFTYAFVNMGMVSGILPVVGVPLPLMSYGGTSLVTLCIGFGLLMSIHRHRALIRFGN, from the coding sequence ATGATTAAGTCGCTCATTCAGCGGTTAGTGAAACCACTCGACCCTTGGTTAGTCCTGATGCTGCTTGCCTTATTACTAGTAGGGCAAGTGACGCTTTTCTCTGCAGGAGACAAGAGTTTTGCAAGAGTAGAAGCGCAGATGCTGAATTTTTCTGTGGCATTTGCTTGCATGTGGGTAGTCGCCAGCCTTCCGCCACAACGCCTAATGAATTTAGCCCCTCCGTTGTATATCTTAGGCGTCTTACTATTGCTTGGTGTCTTTTTGTTTGGTGATGTCAGTAAAGGGGCACGACGCTGGTTGAATCTTGGTGTAACCAGAATTCAGCCTTCGGAGATGATGAAAATTGCACTACCGATGATGTTAGCGTGGTATATGCAAAAGCATGAGTCCATGCTTCGCGCTCGGGACTTCTTGGTTGCCGCCTTATTACTTGGGTTGCCTGTTGCTTTTGTCTTAAAACAGCCCGATTTAGGTACATCCATTCTAATTGCTGGCTCGGGTTTTTTTGTCTTATACCTTGCTGGATTATCTTGGAAATTAATCTTACCCATGCTGATCGTCGGTATTGTATCGATTTGGTTTGTTACGGATGTCGGTAGGTGCACCCAAGTTTTTCATGATTACCAATGCCAACGTGTACAAACATTAATCGACCCAACCACTGACCCACTCGGAAAAGGTTACCACACCATTCAAGGAACCATTGCGATTGGCTCCGGAGGGCTAACAGGCAAAGGTTGGTTACAAGGCACGCAAACGCACCTAGATTACATCCCGGAAAAAACAACCGACTTTGTTTTTGCCGTTTACTCTGAAGAGTTCGGGCTCGTTGGTAATGTGATTTTATTACTCATCTACTTCAGCATCTTGCTTCGAGGCCTAACCATTACCTTGCATGCCAGCTCTCTATTTGGCAAATTGTTGGCAGGTGCCATTACGATGACCTTTTTTACTTATGCATTTGTCAATATGGGCATGGTTTCAGGCATACTACCTGTCGTTGGTGTGCCATTGCCATTAATGAGTTATGGCGGCACATCGTTAGTGACCTTGTGCATTGGTTTTGGTTTGCTGATGAGTATTCACCGACACCGTGCATTAATTCGATTTGGAAACTAA
- a CDS encoding septal ring lytic transglycosylase RlpA family protein, translated as MRAGISTRLLQIVILAISLFYLAGCTSTKEPTTNPSTKTAENKPKSGYIPGSKSSRDPKLPPPSKEGGYYMDDGPPDNIPQGLENTPDAQPKDEPLNRFANKPYNVLGDTWVPDTSNKPYVAEGLASWYGKKFHGKKTSSGEPYDVYGMSAAHRTLPIPSYAKITNLANGKTVIVRVNDRGPFHSERVIDLSYAAAFKLGYSSKGSTKVRVERVFPNDRSISPTATQLAKQDDTGNLPAQQVDQKTSQQQAAVLTGIYLQLGSFSQRNNAEAMVSRLSSNLSVPTGKQLQVLYHKNLHKVVLGQFTSEQEARASASDLKSQSGINSLLLRP; from the coding sequence ATGCGAGCAGGCATCAGTACGCGACTCTTACAGATAGTGATTCTTGCGATCTCTCTCTTTTATTTGGCAGGTTGTACATCAACCAAAGAGCCGACGACCAACCCTAGCACAAAGACGGCCGAAAACAAGCCAAAGTCTGGCTATATTCCGGGCAGCAAGTCTAGTCGGGACCCTAAGCTCCCTCCTCCATCGAAAGAGGGTGGCTACTACATGGATGACGGGCCGCCAGACAATATTCCACAAGGCTTAGAAAATACGCCGGATGCCCAGCCGAAAGATGAACCACTCAATCGCTTCGCCAATAAACCTTACAATGTATTGGGCGACACTTGGGTGCCAGATACATCCAATAAGCCTTACGTTGCAGAAGGCTTGGCCTCTTGGTATGGCAAGAAGTTTCACGGAAAAAAAACCAGTAGCGGGGAGCCTTACGACGTTTATGGAATGTCTGCAGCTCATCGCACCTTACCCATTCCAAGCTATGCAAAAATCACTAACTTAGCTAATGGCAAAACGGTAATTGTCAGAGTGAACGATAGAGGCCCCTTTCACAGCGAGCGCGTCATTGACCTCTCCTATGCAGCGGCATTCAAGTTGGGATACTCATCGAAAGGTAGTACAAAGGTAAGAGTAGAGCGTGTATTTCCAAACGATCGCTCAATTTCGCCAACCGCCACCCAATTAGCAAAGCAAGATGACACAGGCAATCTTCCTGCTCAGCAAGTGGACCAGAAAACGTCACAACAACAAGCCGCCGTGCTAACGGGTATTTACCTTCAGCTAGGCTCTTTTAGCCAACGAAATAATGCGGAGGCGATGGTCAGTCGATTGTCTAGCAATTTAAGCGTGCCAACAGGGAAACAGCTTCAAGTGCTGTACCACAAAAATCTACATAAAGTGGTGTTAGGACAATTTACTTCGGAACAAGAGGCAAGAGCAAGTGCTTCAGACCTGAAATCTCAATCAGGGATTAATAGCTTATTACTTCGTCCGTAA
- the gatC gene encoding Asp-tRNA(Asn)/Glu-tRNA(Gln) amidotransferase subunit GatC: MSLTPEEIKKIARLARLRVSEEEITHLQGHFSGLFALVDELQSIDTEGVAPMSHAQDIALRLREDKVTEVNRREALQSVAPQAEKGLYLVPKVIE; this comes from the coding sequence ATGTCATTAACACCAGAAGAAATTAAAAAGATTGCTCGGTTAGCTCGTTTACGTGTTTCCGAGGAAGAAATTACCCATCTGCAAGGCCATTTTTCAGGGCTGTTTGCGTTAGTAGATGAGCTTCAGTCGATTGATACTGAGGGCGTGGCGCCAATGTCACATGCTCAGGATATTGCTTTGCGATTGCGTGAAGATAAAGTGACTGAAGTGAATCGCCGTGAAGCCTTGCAGTCAGTGGCACCACAAGCCGAAAAAGGTTTGTATTTAGTGCCAAAAGTGATCGAATAA
- the mreD gene encoding rod shape-determining protein MreD gives MSRSHQTLLLPVKPWFVWFSLLCGLSINLLPWRNNGLMLQPDFVAVLLLYWHLYEPERISIGWGFTFGLLMDIADTSLFGQHALAYVVMLYLSSLLARRMRLFGFWNQAIHVLPLLLSSNLIMSGVRLLADGRLPTPSYFSAPLIGAVMWPFFVHLLQWPQRRARESEL, from the coding sequence ATGAGTCGCAGCCACCAAACACTTCTTTTGCCTGTTAAGCCATGGTTTGTATGGTTTTCCCTGCTTTGTGGATTATCGATTAACCTACTACCTTGGCGTAATAACGGACTGATGCTCCAGCCTGATTTTGTCGCCGTCCTTTTACTTTACTGGCACCTCTATGAACCAGAGCGAATCTCAATTGGCTGGGGCTTTACCTTTGGCTTACTGATGGATATTGCTGATACGAGTCTTTTTGGTCAGCACGCACTGGCGTATGTGGTCATGCTATATCTGAGCTCATTGCTCGCTAGGCGGATGCGGCTGTTTGGATTTTGGAACCAAGCCATTCACGTACTCCCGCTGCTGTTGTCGAGTAATTTAATCATGTCTGGCGTACGACTACTAGCAGATGGCAGGCTGCCTACGCCTAGTTACTTTAGCGCCCCATTGATTGGTGCTGTGATGTGGCCATTCTTTGTCCACTTACTGCAGTGGCCTCAACGTCGTGCGAGAGAGTCAGAGCTGTGA
- the mrdA gene encoding penicillin-binding protein 2: protein MNRPTLKNNNQDGVQFQIRVILLVLLILLGFGTLTYRFYVLQISRHDFYHTQAESNRIGIAPVTPNRGLIVDRNGIVLAHNYTAYTLELRPDKIADLEETITEISQILPISPKEKRQFYKLKSESKNFETLPLKIRLTDEEIAKIAAQNYRFPGVEIKARLFREYPYKELTSHVIGYIGRINQAEEDKLAAEDKLANYRGTTHIGKNGLEQFYEDDLHGTTGVEEVETDSSGRAIRVLRRTAPVSGKTLHLSLDINLQQYADELFGDRRGALVAIDPSTGGVLAFISKPGYDPNLFIDGIDSQSWQELNSNPFRPLNNRALRGVYPPGSTFKPFMALAALEYGHRRPSDAIADPGFFSLPGSSHRFRDDKVGGHGLVDMYKSIAASCDTYYYRLAFDMGIDEIDRFMPMFGFGRQTGIDLPGEAIGVLPSPEWKKKRFPAPRYSAAQSKWYLGDVISIGIGQGYNAYTPLQLANATAILANGGVAFKPHLVNKVEDVKSHQLTQINPIPYARYNFKPENIAVIKHAMQGVMGPGGTGYAVSGGLQYTMAGKTGTAQVVGIKQGAKYNAATTKEMHRDHSWFIAFAPVEQPKIALAVLVENGGFGATAAAPIARKITDFYLLGKRATPVVETVASKGGKKPAPETTASEGEEFAHD from the coding sequence ATGAATCGCCCGACACTCAAAAACAACAATCAAGATGGGGTCCAGTTTCAGATCCGTGTCATCTTGTTAGTGCTATTAATCCTATTAGGGTTTGGCACGTTAACCTATCGATTCTATGTGCTTCAAATTAGTCGCCATGACTTCTATCACACTCAAGCCGAAAGTAACCGGATTGGCATTGCACCAGTCACACCAAATAGGGGCTTAATTGTCGATAGAAACGGTATCGTTCTAGCGCACAACTATACCGCGTACACCCTTGAGCTACGCCCAGATAAAATCGCTGATCTCGAAGAAACGATTACCGAAATTAGCCAAATCCTCCCGATTAGCCCAAAAGAAAAACGCCAGTTTTACAAGTTAAAGTCGGAGAGCAAGAATTTTGAGACACTACCGCTGAAAATTCGCCTAACCGATGAAGAGATCGCCAAAATCGCAGCTCAAAACTATCGCTTTCCCGGGGTGGAAATTAAGGCACGCCTTTTTAGAGAGTATCCATATAAAGAACTCACCTCACATGTAATTGGCTATATTGGTCGCATCAACCAAGCAGAGGAAGACAAGCTAGCCGCCGAAGACAAACTAGCTAATTATCGGGGAACAACCCATATTGGCAAGAATGGCCTAGAGCAATTTTATGAAGATGACTTACATGGCACCACTGGCGTTGAAGAGGTAGAAACCGATTCATCCGGTCGCGCGATTCGTGTTCTACGTAGAACGGCACCTGTCTCAGGTAAGACACTGCATTTATCGTTAGATATTAATTTACAGCAGTATGCTGATGAGTTGTTTGGTGACAGAAGAGGTGCATTAGTAGCCATTGATCCAAGTACTGGCGGCGTACTCGCATTTATTAGCAAACCCGGCTACGACCCGAACTTATTTATCGATGGCATCGACTCACAATCTTGGCAGGAATTAAATAGCAACCCATTCCGTCCCCTAAACAACAGAGCGCTTCGCGGGGTTTATCCACCGGGGTCCACGTTTAAACCATTCATGGCTCTTGCAGCGCTTGAGTATGGCCACCGTCGTCCAAGCGATGCAATTGCCGACCCAGGGTTCTTCTCCTTACCCGGTAGTAGCCACCGATTTAGAGATGACAAAGTGGGTGGTCATGGCTTAGTCGACATGTACAAATCTATTGCGGCTTCTTGTGATACCTATTATTACCGCCTCGCGTTTGATATGGGAATTGATGAGATTGATCGATTTATGCCTATGTTTGGCTTTGGTCGTCAAACGGGGATCGATCTGCCAGGGGAAGCTATCGGCGTCTTACCTTCTCCCGAATGGAAGAAAAAGCGATTTCCAGCACCCCGCTATAGCGCAGCCCAAAGTAAATGGTACTTAGGTGATGTGATTAGTATTGGTATTGGACAGGGTTACAACGCCTATACCCCGTTACAGTTAGCCAATGCAACCGCGATCCTAGCAAACGGTGGCGTCGCCTTTAAACCTCACTTGGTCAATAAAGTAGAAGATGTGAAGTCTCATCAGCTTACACAGATCAACCCGATCCCATATGCTCGATATAACTTTAAACCAGAAAATATTGCAGTGATTAAACATGCAATGCAAGGCGTAATGGGACCTGGCGGTACAGGCTATGCCGTCAGTGGCGGACTGCAATACACCATGGCAGGTAAAACAGGCACTGCGCAGGTTGTCGGTATTAAACAAGGGGCAAAATACAATGCCGCGACCACCAAAGAAATGCATCGAGATCATTCATGGTTTATCGCATTTGCGCCTGTGGAACAGCCAAAAATTGCACTAGCCGTGTTGGTTGAAAATGGCGGATTTGGTGCGACTGCCGCCGCGCCTATCGCAAGAAAAATAACTGATTTTTATTTGTTAGGCAAACGCGCGACCCCAGTAGTTGAGACCGTGGCAAGCAAAGGTGGCAAGAAACCAGCCCCAGAAACCACTGCGAGTGAAGGTGAGGAGTTCGCTCATGATTAA
- the gatA gene encoding Asp-tRNA(Asn)/Glu-tRNA(Gln) amidotransferase subunit GatA codes for MQNATLKSLAEALANKSVSSEELAKSYLARITSLNPSLNAFITIDEEKSLAEAKAADALRAAGNAGLLTGVPLAHKDIFVAEGWRSTCGSKILSNFVSPYDATVVAKCKTAGMVNLGKLNCDEFAMGSSNENSAFGAVKNPWDLTAVPGGSSGGSAAAVAARLVPVATGTDTGGSIRQPASFCGITGIKPTYGVVSRYGMVAYASSFDQGGPMAQTAEDCALLLNVMSGFDELDSTSLEREVEDYASDLNTPLNGLRIGLPKEYFADGLDNEVASAVLAAVEEYKKLGATVVEVSLPKTRMAIPTYYILAPAEASSNLSRFDGVRYGHRAAEYTDLVDMYEKSRTEGFGAEVKRRILTGAYVLSHGYYDAYYLKAQKVRRLIAEDFQKVFEVCDVIMGPAAPTAAFDLGSHTNDPLQMYLEDVYTLSPNLAGLPAMSVPAGFTSNGRPIGLQIVGNYFAEAKMLGVAHQYQQVTDWHQRAPSL; via the coding sequence ATGCAAAATGCTACGTTGAAGTCGTTGGCCGAGGCATTGGCCAACAAAAGTGTCAGCAGTGAAGAGCTGGCGAAATCTTATTTAGCACGTATCACGTCGCTAAACCCATCCTTAAATGCATTCATCACGATTGATGAAGAAAAATCTTTAGCAGAAGCCAAAGCGGCTGATGCGTTAAGAGCCGCAGGCAATGCAGGTTTGCTGACTGGCGTGCCGTTGGCGCATAAAGATATTTTTGTCGCGGAAGGCTGGCGTTCGACATGTGGCTCAAAAATCTTGAGCAACTTTGTCTCCCCATACGATGCAACGGTGGTGGCGAAATGTAAAACCGCCGGGATGGTTAACCTAGGTAAACTCAACTGTGACGAGTTTGCAATGGGTTCATCGAATGAAAACAGTGCATTTGGCGCAGTAAAGAACCCTTGGGATTTAACCGCGGTGCCAGGTGGTTCTTCTGGTGGCTCGGCGGCTGCGGTGGCTGCTCGTCTAGTCCCTGTTGCTACAGGCACGGATACTGGTGGATCGATTCGTCAGCCAGCTAGCTTCTGCGGCATTACGGGTATTAAACCAACCTACGGCGTAGTTTCTCGTTACGGTATGGTTGCCTATGCGTCTAGCTTTGATCAGGGCGGACCAATGGCGCAAACGGCAGAAGATTGTGCGTTGCTATTGAACGTGATGTCAGGGTTTGATGAACTAGACTCTACTAGCCTTGAGCGAGAAGTAGAGGACTATGCCAGCGATTTGAATACCCCATTAAACGGCTTAAGAATCGGCCTGCCGAAAGAATACTTTGCTGACGGGTTAGACAATGAAGTGGCTAGCGCAGTGCTTGCGGCGGTAGAGGAGTATAAGAAGCTTGGTGCAACAGTGGTTGAAGTGAGCTTGCCGAAAACTCGAATGGCGATTCCAACCTATTATATTTTGGCACCAGCAGAAGCCTCTAGTAACTTAAGCCGTTTTGATGGTGTACGTTATGGACATCGCGCCGCAGAATATACTGACTTGGTGGATATGTACGAGAAGTCACGTACCGAAGGATTTGGTGCTGAAGTGAAGCGTCGTATTCTGACGGGTGCGTATGTGCTATCTCATGGTTACTATGATGCCTATTATCTGAAAGCACAAAAGGTACGTCGCCTGATTGCAGAAGACTTCCAAAAAGTATTTGAAGTGTGTGATGTGATTATGGGGCCGGCTGCGCCAACCGCTGCTTTTGATCTTGGTAGTCATACCAATGATCCGTTGCAAATGTATTTGGAAGATGTTTATACCTTATCGCCAAACTTAGCCGGTTTACCTGCGATGAGCGTGCCTGCTGGCTTTACTAGCAACGGTCGTCCAATCGGTTTGCAGATTGTTGGTAACTATTTTGCTGAAGCTAAAATGTTAGGTGTTGCTCATCAATATCAACAAGTAACTGATTGGCATCAGCGCGCACCAAGCCTATAA
- the ntrC gene encoding nitrogen regulation protein NR(I): MAQVWVIDDDRSIRWVFEKALARAHIQFESFPDIASARSALKGVLPQVVVSDIRMPGESGLDFLRELRDHYPHIPVIIMTAFSDLDSAVSAFQNGAFEYLPKPFDVDQAVSLIERALSTNPVVAEPAESLTQAEILGQAPAMQDVFRAIGRLSNSSATVLITGESGSGKELVARALHRHSPRSSKPFIAINTAAIPRDLLESELFGHERGAFTGAQSQRQGRFEQAENGTLFLDEIGDMPAELQTRLLRVLSDGYFYRVGGHQPVKANVRVIAATHQDLEQRVKDGAFREDLFHRLNVIRLRLPALRERSQDIPLLTRHFLLKSASDLGVEPKQITDAALQMLEHHPLPGNVRQLENLCHWLTVMAPGQRVDIADLPPEFKHLPGGVEMPAQQMLSADWAQLLADVAQQAFQNGDSGIMDALTRKFEATLILEALKFTHGRRIEAANLLGLGRNTLTRKVQELGLEEDSHPD; encoded by the coding sequence ATGGCACAAGTTTGGGTTATTGATGATGACCGTTCTATTCGATGGGTGTTTGAAAAAGCACTTGCACGTGCACATATTCAATTTGAAAGCTTCCCTGATATTGCCAGTGCAAGAAGTGCGCTAAAAGGGGTGTTGCCACAGGTGGTGGTGAGCGATATTCGGATGCCAGGTGAAAGTGGTCTAGATTTCTTAAGAGAATTAAGGGATCACTATCCACATATTCCCGTCATCATTATGACCGCGTTTTCTGATTTGGACAGCGCCGTTTCCGCCTTCCAAAATGGTGCGTTTGAATATCTACCTAAACCGTTTGATGTGGATCAGGCGGTATCGCTGATCGAACGAGCCCTCTCTACTAACCCGGTGGTGGCTGAACCAGCCGAAAGCTTAACTCAGGCAGAAATCCTTGGCCAAGCACCAGCCATGCAGGACGTGTTTCGTGCGATTGGTCGCTTGTCTAACTCGAGTGCTACAGTGCTAATTACGGGTGAATCGGGTTCGGGTAAAGAGTTGGTAGCAAGGGCGCTGCATCGCCATAGTCCACGTTCTTCTAAGCCTTTTATTGCAATTAACACTGCTGCGATTCCAAGAGACTTACTGGAGTCAGAATTATTTGGTCATGAACGTGGTGCCTTTACTGGCGCCCAATCACAACGGCAAGGGCGTTTTGAGCAAGCTGAAAATGGTACGTTGTTCCTAGATGAAATTGGGGACATGCCGGCAGAATTGCAGACCCGACTTTTGCGTGTGCTATCAGATGGATATTTTTATCGAGTTGGTGGGCATCAACCAGTAAAAGCGAATGTGAGGGTCATTGCCGCCACACATCAAGACTTAGAGCAGCGAGTGAAAGATGGAGCGTTTCGTGAAGATTTATTCCATCGTCTAAACGTTATTCGATTGCGCTTACCTGCACTTCGTGAACGCTCACAAGATATTCCATTGCTGACGCGTCATTTCTTGCTGAAAAGCGCATCCGACTTAGGTGTCGAGCCAAAGCAGATCACTGATGCCGCTTTGCAAATGCTAGAGCATCATCCATTACCCGGTAATGTGCGACAGTTAGAAAACTTGTGCCACTGGCTAACAGTGATGGCGCCCGGACAGCGTGTGGATATTGCGGATCTACCGCCTGAATTTAAGCATTTGCCCGGTGGTGTCGAGATGCCCGCCCAACAAATGCTTTCGGCAGATTGGGCGCAATTACTCGCCGATGTTGCACAACAGGCATTTCAAAATGGTGACTCGGGTATTATGGATGCGCTGACGAGAAAATTTGAAGCTACTTTAATTCTGGAGGCATTAAAATTTACGCATGGCAGACGGATCGAAGCCGCTAATTTATTGGGCTTAGGTAGAAATACCTTAACACGGAAAGTGCAAGAGTTGGGATTGGAAGAAGATTCCCACCCTGACTAA
- the mreC gene encoding rod shape-determining protein MreC, protein MEKESQPAFFGNKQTPLSKLLWFGIASLVLIFTDSRFRYLETVRDNVSVALYPLQQAAMLPGNWFESSKDFLTKQHDLTTENQRLRLEKLEVTAQLQAANRLAKENETLRSLMGLTLQHTSEGIISEMIYAGRDPFTRKIIIDKGTNSKIAEGSPVLDTNGLIGQVTRVHQLVAEVTLITDKNFPVPVEVARTGQRTVVFGTGHDSWLEVRYAGANADIKKGDLLQTSGIDGTYPAGITVARVEMVEHSPGLPFSKIWCRPLGGVEHSRHYLILNTPAKLPEYPASEETPASQDKKKNKGKS, encoded by the coding sequence GTGGAAAAAGAATCCCAACCCGCTTTTTTTGGCAACAAGCAAACCCCACTCAGTAAATTACTGTGGTTCGGGATTGCTTCGCTTGTACTTATTTTTACTGACAGTCGATTTCGATATCTTGAAACGGTGAGAGACAACGTTTCTGTTGCCTTATACCCTCTTCAGCAAGCGGCTATGCTGCCAGGCAACTGGTTTGAGTCATCCAAGGATTTCCTCACTAAGCAGCATGACTTGACTACCGAAAACCAACGTCTTCGCTTAGAAAAACTAGAAGTCACCGCACAACTTCAGGCTGCGAACCGTTTGGCGAAAGAAAATGAGACGCTTCGCTCATTGATGGGACTCACCCTTCAACACACTAGCGAAGGGATTATCAGTGAAATGATTTATGCGGGAAGAGATCCTTTTACCCGTAAAATTATTATCGACAAAGGGACCAACAGCAAAATTGCAGAAGGTTCTCCGGTATTAGACACCAACGGCCTGATTGGCCAAGTAACGCGTGTTCACCAATTAGTGGCAGAAGTTACACTCATTACCGATAAAAACTTTCCTGTACCAGTTGAAGTGGCGAGAACCGGACAGAGAACCGTCGTTTTCGGTACCGGCCACGATAGTTGGCTAGAGGTTCGTTATGCAGGTGCAAATGCAGACATCAAGAAAGGGGACTTGCTACAAACCTCTGGCATTGATGGCACTTACCCTGCTGGTATTACTGTAGCCCGTGTGGAAATGGTTGAACATAGCCCGGGGCTTCCTTTCTCTAAAATATGGTGCCGCCCTCTGGGTGGTGTAGAACATAGCCGGCATTATTTGATTTTAAACACACCAGCTAAGTTACCAGAATATCCGGCCTCTGAAGAAACACCTGCTAGCCAAGATAAAAAGAAGAATAAAGGTAAGTCGTAA
- a CDS encoding rod shape-determining protein, whose protein sequence is MFGSLSNYFSNDLAIDLGTANTLIWVSGKGIVLDEPSVVAIQQEGGTGGKKTILAVGLEAKKMLGRTPGSIRAIRPMKDGVIADFTVTEQMLKQFIKKVNPSRLFSRSPRIVICVPCGSTQVERRAIKESALNAGASKVELIEEPMAAAIGAGLPVEEPTGSMVVDIGGGTTEVGVISLGGIVYSSSVRVGGDKFDEAIINYIRRNYGMLIGETTAEEIKKRIGSAFPGAEVREMEVKGRNLAEGIPRSFTITSNEILEALTEPLNQIVSAVKSALEQTPPELGADIAEKGMVLTGGGALLRELDRLLIEETGLPVIVAEDPLTCVARGSGRALEKLDKVVSGSIFTYD, encoded by the coding sequence ATGTTTGGTTCACTATCCAACTATTTTTCAAATGATTTGGCCATTGACCTTGGCACCGCTAACACATTGATTTGGGTTTCCGGCAAAGGCATCGTACTTGACGAGCCATCTGTAGTTGCTATTCAACAAGAAGGCGGCACCGGTGGTAAAAAGACCATTTTGGCCGTTGGTCTAGAAGCAAAAAAAATGCTTGGCCGTACCCCAGGTAGCATCCGTGCAATTCGTCCGATGAAAGATGGCGTGATTGCAGACTTTACCGTGACCGAACAAATGCTGAAGCAGTTCATCAAAAAAGTGAACCCTTCACGCCTTTTCTCTCGTAGCCCACGCATTGTGATTTGTGTGCCATGCGGCTCTACTCAAGTTGAACGTCGTGCGATTAAAGAATCTGCCCTAAACGCTGGCGCATCGAAAGTAGAATTGATCGAAGAACCAATGGCAGCGGCAATTGGTGCAGGTCTTCCAGTAGAAGAGCCTACGGGTTCGATGGTTGTCGATATAGGTGGCGGTACGACCGAAGTGGGTGTGATTTCATTGGGCGGTATTGTTTACTCTAGCAGCGTACGCGTGGGTGGCGACAAGTTTGATGAGGCGATTATCAACTACATTCGTCGTAACTACGGCATGTTGATTGGTGAAACCACCGCAGAAGAAATTAAGAAGCGCATTGGTTCTGCCTTCCCAGGCGCAGAAGTGCGTGAAATGGAAGTAAAAGGCCGCAATCTAGCCGAAGGTATTCCACGTTCATTCACGATCACTTCAAACGAAATTCTAGAAGCTTTGACAGAACCATTAAATCAGATTGTCTCCGCAGTTAAATCAGCATTGGAACAAACCCCTCCAGAACTAGGCGCAGACATCGCTGAAAAAGGCATGGTACTGACTGGTGGTGGCGCACTCCTACGTGAACTAGACCGTCTGTTGATAGAAGAAACTGGTTTGCCAGTGATTGTTGCAGAAGACCCACTGACATGCGTTGCTAGAGGTTCTGGCCGTGCGCTAGAGAAGCTAGACAAGGTCGTTTCTGGCAGCATCTTTACCTATGATTAA